One segment of Hemicordylus capensis ecotype Gifberg chromosome 8, rHemCap1.1.pri, whole genome shotgun sequence DNA contains the following:
- the LOC128333823 gene encoding semaphorin-4C-like yields the protein MYKTLVVTFITFFCFKTKELEATKCISEGGATYFKAPTLDKERNLLYVGARDAIYAFSTSSVQVEKCVSWRVPQDRKDDCIRKGKSAQDDCFNSICFLQIYDSSKMYACGTYSYKPKCVFINLDDFSIVEGSLEDGKGKCPYDPAKGQTGLLVDGELYTATLTNFLGSESVIQRSLDRHYTIKTEDNLFNDAHFVGSAYIKESEGSVSGDDDKVYFFFNEKALEYDWEMEQVVARVARVCKGDLGGARLLQKKWTTFLKARLVCSLPKEFVHFNRLQGIYVLRGKEWRDSTLFGVFRAHWANMDISAVCQYPIQNVLKVFEGAYKEFNQDSHKWGRYYGDVPSPRPGACITKTARMQGFFTSLEMPPQTLSFVRNHPLMDDAVKPQGNQPLLHKKESNFTQVVADQVETLDGRFYTVLYIGTDKGWLHRAVLLLSGVHYMPALRIFDQGWAINSLLLYSELVRKTLFVD from the exons ATGTACAAGACTCTGGTGGTGACTTTCATAACCTTCTTCTGCTTTAAAACAAAAG AACTGGAAGCGACAAAGTGTATTTCCGAGGGGGGTGCGACCTACTTCAAGGCGCCGACATTGGACAAAGAAAGAAATTTGCTCTATGTGGGGGCTCGGGATGCTATCTATGCCTTCAGCACCAGCTCCGTGCAAGTAGAGAAATGTGTGAGTTGGAGG GTTCCTCAGGACAGGAAGGATGATTGCATCCGCAAAGGCAAAAGTGCCCAG gacgACTGCTTCAACTCCATCTGTTTCCTGCAGATCTACGATAGCTCCAAAATGTATGCCTGTGGCACTTATTCCTACAAGCCCAAGTGCGTCTTTATT AATCTGGACGATTTCTCCATAGTTGAAGGGTCCTTGGAAGATGGAAAGGGGAAGTGCCCCTATGACCCAGCCAAGGGGCAGACAGGACTTCTTGTGG ATGGTGAGCTCTATACAGCGACACTCACCAACTTTCTAGGCAGTGAGTCGGTGATCCAGCGCAGCTTGGATAGACACTATACCATTAAGACCGAGGACAACTTATTCAATG ATGCCCATTTTGTGGGTTCGGCTTACATTAAGGAGAGTGAAGGCAGTGTCAGCGGTGATGATGACAAGGTCTACTTCTTCTTCAATGAGAAGGCCCTGGAGTATGACTGGGAGATGGAGCAAGTGGTGGCACGTGTGGCCAGAGTCTGCAAG GGGGACCTGGGCGGGGCCCGCCTACTGCAGAAGAAGTGGACGACGTTCCTCAAGGCACGGCTGGTGTGCTCCCTTCCCAAAGAGTTTGTGCATTTCAACCGGCTGCAGGGAATCTACGTACTGAGGGGGAAAGAGTGGAGAGACTCCACCCTCTTTGGGGTCTTCCGGGCACACTG GGCAAATATGGATATTTCCGCTGTGTGCCAGTACCCAATTCAGAATGTGTTGAAAGTGTTTGAAGGAGCTTACAAGGAGTTTAATCAGGACTCTCATAAGTGGGGGCGGTACTATGGTGATGTGCCCAGCCCCCGTCCTGGAGCC TGTATCACCAAAACAGCCCGGATGCAGGGCTTCTTCACCTCACTGGAGATGCCACCCCAAACCCTCAGCTTTGTCAGGAACCACCCACTGATGGATGATGCGGTGAAGCCTCAAGGCAACCAGCCCCTCCTACACAAGAAAGAGAGCAACTTCACCCAGGTGGTGGCAGATCAAGTGGAAACCCTGGATGGCAGATTTTACACTGTGCTGTACATTGGGACAG ATAAAGGCTGGCTTCACAGAGCAGTGCTTCTGCTCTCGGGTGTCCATTACATGCCAGCACTGCGGATCTTTGACCAAGGCTGGGCTATCAACAGTCTGCTTTTATACTCTGAGTTGGTAAGGAAGACCCTTTTTGTGGATTGA